In Corylus avellana chromosome ca2, CavTom2PMs-1.0, the following proteins share a genomic window:
- the LOC132172060 gene encoding transcription factor bHLH144: MQSDQHFFRKNALLPLANQVGNSYMHIPVASAVGAVLNSNAKHLTPFHGVECQPSEVCPRNFIIFDQTDQRSQVMFHPAIARKFNVPGINIPGTYVEDNFEVKEVDHVERETSSSFKEDSDDIDALLSFEEDEQEEEDDDEEVSTARTNGDYGGTSPDSFSNYGSKPKKNRYSSSIQESSGTGDSSNSERKRQKMKKMVRALRGMVPGGNQMNTVAVLDEAVKYLKSLKVEVQRLGVGDLKN, encoded by the coding sequence ATGCAGAGTGACCAACATTTTTTCCGCAAAAATGCACTGCTCCCTCTTGCAAATCAAGTGGGGAATAGTTACATGCACATTCCAGTTGCATCTGCAGTTGGTGCAGTCTTGAATTCGAATGCTAAGCACCTGACACCCTTCCATGGTGTTGAATGTCAACCTTCTGAGGTTTGCCCAAGGAATTTTATCATATTTGATCAAACAGATCAGCGAAGCCAGGTTATGTTCCATCCCGCAATTGCCCGCAAATTCAATGTCCCTGGCATAAACATACCTGGGACTTATGTTGAAGACAATTTTGAGGTGAAAGAAGTTGATCATGTGGAAAGAGAGACATCATCTTCCTTCAAAGAAGATTCAGATGATATAGATGCATTATTGAGCTTTGAAGAGgatgaacaagaagaagaagatgatgatgaagaggtTAGCACAGCACGGACGAATGGAGATTATGGAGGGACATCTCCAGATTCTTTCTCAAACTATGGTTCGAAACCCAAGAAGAATAGATACTCTTCTTCTATTCAGGAGTCCTCCGGCACTGGTGACAGCTCCAACAGTGAAAGGAAACGgcagaaaatgaagaagatggtgAGGGCACTGAGAGGGATGGTACCTGGTGGCAATCAAATGAATACTGTTGCTGTGCTAGATGAAGCTGTCAAGTACCTCAAGTCTCTCAAGGTCGAAGTTCAGAGGCTTGGAGTTGGGGATTTGAAGAATTAG
- the LOC132169427 gene encoding uncharacterized protein LOC132169427, translated as MISKANALVKLRFLFFPPQDLFLLPRKPVSKTLLFFTTATYSTKSPSQVERAGEEVIGHPKNYIEVLTKWGFSENDIRKISVCRPSLRKADVAHLQSKLNTLSGLGISRTDLVKIINCRPRLLNCRISQSFDEQLKFLVTLFESREELVRAIVRNPSLLTYDAHNRIKPAIAMYEEVGVSKVDLIHMLRTWPTMINRTSFDEEKMEYIRKTGISHDSKMYKYVVTVIGISRQETIRQKVANFEKLGLTEEEIFRLFGRLPLALTLSVDKVQRNMTFILGTLKLPAGVVAQRPYLLYSNLETVLKPRVLVAEKMQEMGLNLRSKGATLLTALKMTEKSYLKAFVECHPEDVANELMEFYRNAKGVKRLAEASKKNILKGFPF; from the coding sequence ATGATTTCCAAAGCCAACGCTTTGGTTAAGCTACGATTCCTCTTCTTTCCACCGCAAGATTTGTTCTTACTTCCCAGGAAGCCGGTTTCAAAAACCTTGCTTTTCTTCACGACCGCCACCTATTCGACGAAAAGCCCCAGCCAAGTTGAAAGAGCAGGAGAAGAAGTTATAGGCCATCCAAAGAACTATATTGAAGTTTTGACTAAATGGGGCTTTAGTGAGAATGATATACGGAAGATATCTGTCTGCCGGCCTTCTTTACGCAAGGCAGACGTTGCCCACCTTCAATCCAAATTGAACACTCTAAGTGGCTTGGGCATCAGCCGTACTGACCTTGTGAAGATCATCAATTGTCGCCCCCGGTTGCTAAATTGTCGAATCAGTCAAAGCTTTGACGAGCAGCTGAAGTTTTTGGTGACGTTGTTTGAGTCTAGGGAAGAGCTCGTTAGAGCAATTGTCAGGAACCCTTCTCTCTTGACATATGACGCTCACAATAGGATCAAACCTGCTATTGCAATGTATGAAGAGGTGGGTGTCAGTAAAGTGGACTTGATTCATATGCTCCGGACCTGGCCTACAATGATAAACCGGACTTCATTTGATGAAGAGAAGATGGAATATATACGCAAAACCGGGATTTCCCACGATTCCAAGATGTATAAATATGTTGTTACAGTCATTGGCATCTCACGCCAGGAAACCATCCGTCAAAAGGTGGCAAATTTTGAAAAGTTGGGGCTCACTGAAGAAGAAATATTCAGGCTTTTTGGAAGGCTCCCCCTTGCGTTGACACTCTCGGTTGACAAAGTACAGAGGAACATGACTTTCATTTTGGGCACGTTGAAGCTTCCTGCTGGCGTGGTCGCTCAGCGCCCATATCTACTCTACTCTAATCTGGAGACCGTGTTGAAGCCACGAGTACTTGTTGCAGAAAAGATGCAGGAAATGGGTCTGAATTTGCGGAGCAAGGGAGCCACATTGCTGACGGCACTGAAGATGACAGAGAAGAGCTATTTGAAGGCGTTTGTTGAGTGTCATCCGGAGGATGTTGCCAATGAGTTGATGGAGTTTTATAGAAATGCAAAAGGTGTCAAGCGATTGGCAGAAGCCTCAAAGAAAAACATTCTTAAGGGATTCCCTTTCTGA
- the LOC132170793 gene encoding mitochondrial ATP-independent inner membrane protease subunit 1a-like, protein MGLRKLWQYRSIVREAWDQTTAVATFLCGLHVTNKYLCTFGMAYGPSMLPTFNLTGDLFLADRLSTRFGKVGRGDVVLVRSPEDPRKVVAKRLLGMEGDSVTYVVDPKNSDRSETVVVPKGHVWIEGDNIYNSKDSRQFGPIPYGLVEGKIFWKIWPPKEFGSLGQSRMKDPDL, encoded by the exons atgggacTGAGGAAGCTGTGGCAGTATAGGAGCATAGTGAGAGAAGCATGGGATCAAACCACGGCCGTGGCAACGTTTCTCTGCGGCCTCCACGTCACCAACAAGTACCTCTGCACCTTTGGCATG GCCTACGGTCCCAGCATGCTCCCGACCTTCAATCTGACCGGTGATCTCTTCCTGGCAGATCGCCTCTCCACTCGGTTCGGCAAGGTGGGCCGCGGAGATGTCGTCCTCGTGCGGTCCCCTGAGGATCCTCGGAAGGTGGTGGCCAAGCGCTTGTTGGGGATGGAGGGCGATTCTGTCACCTACGTTGTGGACCCCAAGAACAGTGATAGGTCCGAGACTGTTGTG GTTCCAAAGGGACACGTTTGGATAGAGGGAGACAACATCTATAATTCCAAAGATTCAAGACAATTTGGACCTATTCCTTATGGCCTCGTTGAAGGAAAAATATTCTGGAAG ATATGGCCACCTAAAGAATTTGGTTCATTGGGACAAAGCAGAATGAAGGATCCAGATCTATAG
- the LOC132170698 gene encoding tobamovirus multiplication protein 1-like (The sequence of the model RefSeq protein was modified relative to this genomic sequence to represent the inferred CDS: added 105 bases not found in genome assembly), producing MFELREGSCFPRVLVGVNVVLGLVDVVIAALAFYQLIRIHSRNSQLGWTRQKVFHLMIGSSNMGYFIYLVLTPLATCMGWPCWSNSCGFIFMAFPKILFFAAFLLLLSFWVDLCHQANDEDDEDEESSFQEGLLDKTSNKPSSSNTDGHRKFFPLRFLHVRSRQKIVILVTVLVFVVMVICAVIIGIEVGKNPIDSAVVARVYVAFFAIAILLLGGALACYGLLLCLKMSKVRSERASSEMWKVAGLAVVSVLCFTSSSFVALLTDVPMLYYWCRPRVNVIYTSLFLILYYFIGSSIPSAFILWSMRELPPSVAANMQEASTITFIADGTATVQHSQRWTTAMSLQNQISRGSPI from the exons TTGATAAGGATCCACTCAAGAAATTCACAACTAGGTTGGACTCGTCAAAAA GTGTTTCACCTAATGATTGGCTCTTCTAATATGG GTTACTTCATTTATCTTGTATTAACTCCTCTTGCTACTTGCATGGGTTGGCCATGTTGGTCTAACTCTTGTGGTTTTATCTTCATGG CATTCCCGAAAATTCTGTTTTTTGCGGCGTTTCTTCTACTTTTATCATTCTG GGTTGACCTTTGCCATCAGGCAAACGATGAGGATGATGAGGATGAAGAAAGCAGTTTTCAGGAAGGTTTATTAGATAAGACCTCAAATAAACCAAGTTCATCAAACACAGATGGTCATAGAAAGTTTTTTCCCCTCCGCTTTCTTCATGTTAGAAGCCGCCAGAAGATTGTGATATTG GTTACTGTGCTAGTTTTTGTTGTAATGGTGATATGTGCTGTAATAATCGGGATTGAGGTGGGAAAGAATCCTATTGATTCTGCAGTTGTGGCTCGG GTGTATGTAGCCTTTTTTGCCATAGCAATACTTTTATTAGGAGGAGCATTAGCATGTTATG GACTTCTGTTATGCTTGAAAATGAGCAAAGTTAGATCTGAGCGAGCTTCATCTGAAATGTGGAAG GTTGCAGGTTTAGCTGTTGTTTCTGTGCTCTGTTTCACTTCAAGTTCTTTTGTAGCTCTTTTAACTGATGTTCCG ATGCTATATTACTGGTGTCGGCCGCGTGTAAATGTTATTTATACTTCTCTGTTCctgattttgtattattttatag GTTCATCGATACCCTCAGCCTTTATATTATGGAGCATGAGAGAACTACCACCATCAGTAGCAGCTAACATGCAAGAAGCAAGTACAATAACTTTCATCGCCGATGGTACGGCAACAGTGCAACATTCTCAGCGCTGGACAACTGCAATGAGCTTGCAGAATCAG ATATCAAGAGGAAGTCCTATATAA